The following proteins are co-located in the Manihot esculenta cultivar AM560-2 chromosome 9, M.esculenta_v8, whole genome shotgun sequence genome:
- the LOC110607550 gene encoding rho GDP-dissociation inhibitor 1 translates to MSLAVGAASSTKIMGLDEQSNEEVSETKATEKTSPDGEEEHQHDEPKTGGISRQMSDGSVCPTEEEEEDEERKIELGPQYTLKEQLEKDKDDESLRRWKEQLLGSVDFNSVGETLDPEVKILSLAIKSPGRSDIVLSIPEDGNPKGIWFTLKEGSRYSLQFTFQVGNNIVSGLKYTNTVWKTGVKVDSAKEMLGTFSPQAEPYTHEMPEETTPSGMFARGNYTAKSKFVDDDNKCYLEINYTFDIRKEWLST, encoded by the exons ATGTCATTGGCTGTTGGTGCGGCGTCAAGTACCAAAATCATGGGTTTGGATGAGCAAAGCAACGAGGAAGTTTCAGAGACAAAAGCAACAGAAAAAACATCTccagatggagaagaagaacaTCAACATGATGAACCTAAAACTGGTGGAATCAGCAGACAAATGAGTGATGGTTCTGTTTGCCCAaccgaggaagaagaagaggatgAAGAGAGGAAGATTGAGCTGGGTCCTCAGTACACTCTCAAAGAACAACTTGAAAAAGATAAg GATGATGAGAGCTTGAGGAGGTGGAAGGAACAGCTCCTTGGAAGTGTGGATTTTAATTCTGTTGGAG AAACTCTAGATCCAGAAGTTAAGATCCTGAGTCTGGCAATCAAGTCTCCTGGTAGATCTGATATTGTTCTTTCCATTCCTGAGGATGGAAATCCTAAAGGCATATGGTTCACCTTAAAAGAAGGCAGCCGCTATAGCCTGCAGTTTACTTTTCAGGTTGGCAATAACATTGTTTCTGGCCTCAAGTACACTAACACAGTTTGGAAAACTGGTGTGAAGG TGGATAGCGCAAAGGAGATGCTCGGAACCTTCAGTCCTCAGGCAGAACCTTACACACATGAGATGCCTGAGGAAACTACTCCATCTGGTATGTTTGCTAGAGGAAACTACACTGCTAAAAGTAAG TTTGTTGATGACGATAACAAGTGCTATTTGGAGATCAACTACACATTTGATATCCGTAAAGAGTGGCTGTCGACTTAA